One Prunus dulcis chromosome 8, ALMONDv2, whole genome shotgun sequence DNA window includes the following coding sequences:
- the LOC117637735 gene encoding hippocampus abundant transcript-like protein 1: MEECIGGLRHLYMTVFLSGFASLMVIPAITDITMLALCPGQDECSLAIYLSGFQQAIIGLGTVVMTPLIGNLSDVYGRKSLLTVPLALSIIPLVILAYSRETNFFYAYFALRTVTAMVCEGSINCLTLAYVADTVPERERVPAFGILAGFLSASFVCGTLAARFLSTASTFQVAAFASMLATIYMRVFLKESLPGRDGTLRQPILKGGSDAIEEDGYSPETIEVFKKVPSAGDLICLLRSSKTLSQAAIVSFFQSLAEGGLQASLMYFLKARFHFNKNQFADLMLIVGISGTVSQLLFMPMLAPVIGEEKLLSIGLLVGSFNMFLNSISWAVWVPYAATLFSAFGFLVQPSIRSIASKQVGPNEQGKAQGCISGISSFANIVSPLIFSPLTALFLSEEAPFYFPGFSIMCIGLAMIIAFVQSTMIRASPISSHKISSIISVDST, from the exons atGGAGGAGTGTATTGGAGGGTTGAGGCATCTGTATATGACAGTGTTTTTGTCTGGGTTTGCAAGCTTGATGGTAATTCCAGCCATAACTGATATCACCATGTTGGCACTTTGCCCTGGTCAAGATGAGTGCTCTCTTGCCATTTACCTCTCTGGTTTTCAACAAGcg ATCATAGGATTGGGGACGGTGGTGATGACTCCGCTAATTGGGAACCTATCGGACGTTTATGGGAGGAAGTCTCTGCTCACAGTCCCATTGGCTCTTTCCATTATTCCACTAG TGATATTGGCGTATAGTAGGGAGACAAACTTTTTTTATGCTTACTTTGCGCTGAGGACAGTCACTGCCATGGTATGCGAAGGCAGCATCAACTGCCTCACTCTTGCTTATGTG GCAGACACTGTTcctgagagagaaagagtacCTGCATTTGGAATTCTAGCTGGTTTTCTTTCAGCATCATTTGTATGTGGAACCTTAGCAGCTCGTTTCCTCTCCACTGCTTCAACATTTCAG GTTGCTGCCTTCGCATCAATGCTGGCAACTATCTACATGAGAGTTTTTCTCAAGGAGAGCTTGCCAGGCAGGGACGGCACTTTGAGGCAGCCTATCTTGAAGGGAGGATCAGATGCCATTGAAGAAGATGGCTACTCACCGGAGACAATAGAAGTGTTTAAGAAGGTTCCTTCTGCAGGGGATTTGATTTGCTTGCTGAGGAGCAG TAAGACCTTGTCACAAGCAGCAATTGTTTCCTTCTTCCAGAGTCTGGCAGAGGGTGGCCTGCAAGCTTCACTAATG TATTTCTTGAAGGCTCGTTTTCACTTCAACAAAAACCAGTTTGCTGATCTGATGTTGATTGTGGGGATATCAGGAACCGTTTCACAG CTGCTTTTCATGCCTATGTTGGCACCTGTTATAGGAGAGGAAAAGTTGCTTTCAATTGGGCTCTTAGTGGGCAGTTTCAAT ATGTTTCTCAACAGCATATCATGGGCAGTTTGG GTTCCTTATGCCGctactctgttttctgcttttgggtttttagtGCAGCCAAGC ATACGCAGCATTGCATCAAAACAAGTTGGGCCCAATGAGCAG GGAAAGGCACAAGGATGTATTTCAGGCATAAGTTCCTTTGCCAACATTGTTTCCCCTTTAATTTTTAGTCCTCTAACAG CTTTGTTCCTGTCTGAAGAAGCGCCATTTTATTTCCCTGGCTTTAGTATAATGTGCATTGGCCTTGCAATG ATAATCGCCTTTGTTCAGAGTACAATGATAAGGGCTTCTCCTATTTCAAGTCACAAAATCAGCAGTATCATATCTGTGGATTCAACGTA A
- the LOC117637736 gene encoding uncharacterized protein LOC117637736 encodes MEALISSSSATITSSSSPFSIFSPRKTLPLRPVQLPLASKGNENESSPSSDSKDIKNVPVLSNRHLSLSPLSKDAAMGLVMSAATGRGWTTGSGMEGPPAPAGIHTHSSTENVSTFPWSLFTKSPRRRMLVAFTCNICGQRTTRAINPHAYTDGTVFVQCCGCNAFHKLVDNLNLFHEMKCYVSPGFNYKGNGWDAVNFKYLEMDDDDEDGMFPIQ; translated from the exons ATGGAAGCCCTAATCAGCTCATCTTCTGCTACAATCACATCATCCTCTTCTCccttttccattttctctcCCAGAAAGACTCTCCCTTTGCGACCTGTTCAGCTCCCCCTCGCCTCCAAAG GAAACGAGAACGAATCCAGTCCAAGTTCGGATTCCAAAGACATCAAAAATGTTCCAGTTCTTAGCAATCGccatctctccctctcacCACTCTCCAAG GATGCGGCAATGGGACTGGTGATGAGTGCGGCGACAGGACGAGGGTGGACTACAGGTTCTGGAATGGAAGGGCCTCCTGCTCCTGCTGGGATTCACACCCACTCAAGCACAGAGAATGTCTCCACTTTTCCCTGGtctctcttcactaaatcGCCTCGCCGTAGGATGCTTGTAGCTTTCACTTGTAACATTTGTGGGCAGCGGACAACGCGGGCAATTAACCCCCATGCATACACCGATGGAACTGTCTTTGTGCAG TGTTGTGGATGCAACGCATTTCATAAGCTCGTGGATAATTTGAACCTGTTTCATGAGATGAAGTGCTATGTGAGCCCAGGTTTTAATTACAAAGGTAATGGATGGGATGCTGTTAACTTCAAATATCTGGaaatggatgatgatgatgaggatggCATGTTTCCCATTCAGTGA
- the LOC117637733 gene encoding DDB1- and CUL4-associated factor 8-like isoform X1, whose translation MNKRPRTSIGKAVVNVWQREVGELSARNFTHRVGGSEDLVLRLELYRKLEKHRGCVNTISFNAAGDILVSGSDDRRVILWNWETGKVQLSFHSGHNNNIFQAKIMPYTDDRSIITCAADGQVRHAQISDKGQVKTSLLGKHLGRSHKLAIEPGSPHIFYTCGEDGLVQHFDLRTGAATELVTCQPLDGRRSHMPAIHLNAIAIDPRNPNFFAVAGSDEYTRLFDIRKYKWDGSSDFGQPANFFCPPHLIGDGRVGITGLAFSEQSELLVSYNDENIYLFERDMGLGPNPVTTSPVSMGSDASEMSTDHQSEASPSTMPIDESSAPQVYKGHRNCETVKGVNFFGPKCEYVVSGSDCARIFIWKKKGGELIRVMEADKHVVNCIESHPHNTVLASSGIDSDIKIWTPKANERATLPQNIEKKKPRARGWMYRLSSPEDLMLQLFSLQRQRVSPERDGENSNDGQELLELIMAFQRNSDDSSEDGGDTSSQDDLFC comes from the exons ATGAACAAGAGGCCACGAACAAGCATCGGCAAGGCTGTCGTCAATGTTTGGCAGCGCGAGGTCGGCGAGCTCTCGGCCAGAAATTTTACCCACCGTGTTGGTGGCTCTGAG gatCTTGTGCTTCGACTTGAACTCTACAGGAAGCTCGAGAAGCACCGAGGATGTGTGAACACTATAAGCTTCAATGCGGCTGGTGATATTCTGGTTTCAGGCTCTGATGACAGGCGGGTCATCCTATGGAATTGGGAAACTGGGAAAGTTCAGCTTTCATTCCATTCAGGTCATAATAACAATATTTTCCAAGCAAAGATCATGCCTTATACCGATGATAGAAGCATTATCACCTGTGCTGCTGATGGGCAG gTGAGACATgctcaaatttcagataaaggACAAGTGAAAACTTCATTGTTGGGCAAACATCTGGGGCGCTCTCATAAGTTGGCAATTGAGCCTGGGAGCCCTCACATTTTTTACACCTGTGGTGAAGATGGATTGGTGCAACAT TTTGATCTGAGGACTGGGGCTGCCACAGAACTTGTCACATGCCAACCTCTTGATGGTAGAAGGAGTCACATGCCAGCCATCCATCTaaatgcaattgcaattgacCCAAGAAACCCAAATTTCTTTGCAGTGGCAGGTTCTGACGAATATACTCGACTTTTTGATATCCGCAAGTATAAATGGGATGGATCATCTGATTTCGGCCAACCTGCAAACTTCTTTTGCCCACCACACTTGATTGGTGATGGGCGAGTTGGAATTACTGGATTGGCCTTCTCAGAACAGAGTGAACTTCTTGTCTCATACAATGATGAGAACATCTATCTTTTTGAACGAGATATGGGGTTGGGACCTAATCCAGTTACAACCTCTCCAGTTTCTATGGGCAGTGATGCAAGTGAAATGAGTACTGATCATCAGAGTGAAGCATCTCCATCAACCATGCCTATTGATGAAAGTTCTGCTCCTCAAGTTTACAAGGGTCATAGGAACTGTGAGACAGTGAAAGgcgtgaacttctttggtccTAAATGTGAGTATGTTGTGAGCGGGTCTGACTGTGCGCGGATATTCATATGGAAGAAAAAGGGTGGGGAGCTGATTCGTGTTATGGAAGCAGATAAGCATGTGGTAAATTGCATCGAGTCTCATCCTCACAACACAGTTCTTGCAAGCAGCGGAATCGATAGTGACATCAAGATATGGACTCCAAAGGCCAATGAGAGAGCTACTCTGCCTCAGAACATCGAGAAG AAGAAACCCAGGGCTAGGGGATGGATGTACCGCCTATCCTCACCCGAGGACTTGATGTTGCAACTGTTTTCATTGCAAAGGCAGAGGGTAAGCCCAGAGCGTGACGGCGAGAACTCAAATGATGGTCAGGAACTTCTAGAGCTAATAATGGCATTCCAGCGCAACTCTGATGATTCTTCAGAGGACGGAGGAGACACCTCCAGTCAGgatgatttgttttgttga
- the LOC117637733 gene encoding DDB1- and CUL4-associated factor 8-like isoform X2, which yields MNKRPRTSIGKAVVNVWQREVGELSARNFTHRVGGSEDLVLRLELYRKLEKHRGCVNTISFNAAGDILVSGSDDRRVILWNWETGKVQLSFHSGHNNNIFQAKIMPYTDDRSIITCAADGQVRHAQISDKGQVKTSLLGKHLGRSHKLAIEPGSPHIFYTCGEDGLVQHFDLRTGAATELVTCQPLDGRRSHMPAIHLNAIAIDPRNPNFFAVAGSDEYTRLFDIRKYKWDGSSDFGQPANFFCPPHLIGDGRVGITGLAFSEQSELLVSYNDENIYLFERDMGLGPNPVTTSPVSMGSDASEMSTDHQSEASPSTMPIDESSAPQVYKGHRNCETVKGVNFFGPKCEYVVSGSDCARIFIWKKKGGELIRVMEADKHVVNCIESHPHNTVLASSGIDSDIKIWTPKANERATLPQNIEKKPRARGWMYRLSSPEDLMLQLFSLQRQRVSPERDGENSNDGQELLELIMAFQRNSDDSSEDGGDTSSQDDLFC from the exons ATGAACAAGAGGCCACGAACAAGCATCGGCAAGGCTGTCGTCAATGTTTGGCAGCGCGAGGTCGGCGAGCTCTCGGCCAGAAATTTTACCCACCGTGTTGGTGGCTCTGAG gatCTTGTGCTTCGACTTGAACTCTACAGGAAGCTCGAGAAGCACCGAGGATGTGTGAACACTATAAGCTTCAATGCGGCTGGTGATATTCTGGTTTCAGGCTCTGATGACAGGCGGGTCATCCTATGGAATTGGGAAACTGGGAAAGTTCAGCTTTCATTCCATTCAGGTCATAATAACAATATTTTCCAAGCAAAGATCATGCCTTATACCGATGATAGAAGCATTATCACCTGTGCTGCTGATGGGCAG gTGAGACATgctcaaatttcagataaaggACAAGTGAAAACTTCATTGTTGGGCAAACATCTGGGGCGCTCTCATAAGTTGGCAATTGAGCCTGGGAGCCCTCACATTTTTTACACCTGTGGTGAAGATGGATTGGTGCAACAT TTTGATCTGAGGACTGGGGCTGCCACAGAACTTGTCACATGCCAACCTCTTGATGGTAGAAGGAGTCACATGCCAGCCATCCATCTaaatgcaattgcaattgacCCAAGAAACCCAAATTTCTTTGCAGTGGCAGGTTCTGACGAATATACTCGACTTTTTGATATCCGCAAGTATAAATGGGATGGATCATCTGATTTCGGCCAACCTGCAAACTTCTTTTGCCCACCACACTTGATTGGTGATGGGCGAGTTGGAATTACTGGATTGGCCTTCTCAGAACAGAGTGAACTTCTTGTCTCATACAATGATGAGAACATCTATCTTTTTGAACGAGATATGGGGTTGGGACCTAATCCAGTTACAACCTCTCCAGTTTCTATGGGCAGTGATGCAAGTGAAATGAGTACTGATCATCAGAGTGAAGCATCTCCATCAACCATGCCTATTGATGAAAGTTCTGCTCCTCAAGTTTACAAGGGTCATAGGAACTGTGAGACAGTGAAAGgcgtgaacttctttggtccTAAATGTGAGTATGTTGTGAGCGGGTCTGACTGTGCGCGGATATTCATATGGAAGAAAAAGGGTGGGGAGCTGATTCGTGTTATGGAAGCAGATAAGCATGTGGTAAATTGCATCGAGTCTCATCCTCACAACACAGTTCTTGCAAGCAGCGGAATCGATAGTGACATCAAGATATGGACTCCAAAGGCCAATGAGAGAGCTACTCTGCCTCAGAACATCGAGAAG AAACCCAGGGCTAGGGGATGGATGTACCGCCTATCCTCACCCGAGGACTTGATGTTGCAACTGTTTTCATTGCAAAGGCAGAGGGTAAGCCCAGAGCGTGACGGCGAGAACTCAAATGATGGTCAGGAACTTCTAGAGCTAATAATGGCATTCCAGCGCAACTCTGATGATTCTTCAGAGGACGGAGGAGACACCTCCAGTCAGgatgatttgttttgttga
- the LOC117637733 gene encoding DDB1- and CUL4-associated factor 8-like isoform X3, whose translation MNKRPRTSIGKAVVNVWQREVGELSARNFTHRVGGSEDLVLRLELYRKLEKHRGCVNTISFNAAGDILVSGSDDRRVILWNWETGKVQLSFHSGHNNNIFQAKIMPYTDDRSIITCAADGQVRHAQISDKGQVKTSLLGKHLGRSHKLAIEPGSPHIFYTCGEDGLVQHFDLRTGAATELVTCQPLDGRRSHMPAIHLNAIAIDPRNPNFFAVAGSDEYTRLFDIRKYKWDGSSDFGQPANFFCPPHLIGDGRVGITGLAFSEQSELLVSYNDENIYLFERDMGLGPNPVTTSPVSMGSDASEMSTDHQSEASPSTMPIDESSAPQVYKGHRNCETVKGVNFFGPKCEYVVSGSDCARIFIWKKKGGELIRVMEADKHVVNCIESHPHNTVLASSGIDSDIKIWTPKANERATLPQNIEKVLKPGRILWYASEDEEEDEEDDDEYFSDDIFYDDDDDDDVDDDDSDDSEGGSD comes from the exons ATGAACAAGAGGCCACGAACAAGCATCGGCAAGGCTGTCGTCAATGTTTGGCAGCGCGAGGTCGGCGAGCTCTCGGCCAGAAATTTTACCCACCGTGTTGGTGGCTCTGAG gatCTTGTGCTTCGACTTGAACTCTACAGGAAGCTCGAGAAGCACCGAGGATGTGTGAACACTATAAGCTTCAATGCGGCTGGTGATATTCTGGTTTCAGGCTCTGATGACAGGCGGGTCATCCTATGGAATTGGGAAACTGGGAAAGTTCAGCTTTCATTCCATTCAGGTCATAATAACAATATTTTCCAAGCAAAGATCATGCCTTATACCGATGATAGAAGCATTATCACCTGTGCTGCTGATGGGCAG gTGAGACATgctcaaatttcagataaaggACAAGTGAAAACTTCATTGTTGGGCAAACATCTGGGGCGCTCTCATAAGTTGGCAATTGAGCCTGGGAGCCCTCACATTTTTTACACCTGTGGTGAAGATGGATTGGTGCAACAT TTTGATCTGAGGACTGGGGCTGCCACAGAACTTGTCACATGCCAACCTCTTGATGGTAGAAGGAGTCACATGCCAGCCATCCATCTaaatgcaattgcaattgacCCAAGAAACCCAAATTTCTTTGCAGTGGCAGGTTCTGACGAATATACTCGACTTTTTGATATCCGCAAGTATAAATGGGATGGATCATCTGATTTCGGCCAACCTGCAAACTTCTTTTGCCCACCACACTTGATTGGTGATGGGCGAGTTGGAATTACTGGATTGGCCTTCTCAGAACAGAGTGAACTTCTTGTCTCATACAATGATGAGAACATCTATCTTTTTGAACGAGATATGGGGTTGGGACCTAATCCAGTTACAACCTCTCCAGTTTCTATGGGCAGTGATGCAAGTGAAATGAGTACTGATCATCAGAGTGAAGCATCTCCATCAACCATGCCTATTGATGAAAGTTCTGCTCCTCAAGTTTACAAGGGTCATAGGAACTGTGAGACAGTGAAAGgcgtgaacttctttggtccTAAATGTGAGTATGTTGTGAGCGGGTCTGACTGTGCGCGGATATTCATATGGAAGAAAAAGGGTGGGGAGCTGATTCGTGTTATGGAAGCAGATAAGCATGTGGTAAATTGCATCGAGTCTCATCCTCACAACACAGTTCTTGCAAGCAGCGGAATCGATAGTGACATCAAGATATGGACTCCAAAGGCCAATGAGAGAGCTACTCTGCCTCAGAACATCGAGAAG GTCCTGAAACCTGGCCGAATATTATGGTATGCTAGTGAGGATGAGGAAgaggatgaggaggatgatgatgaatatttttctgatgatattttttatgatgatgacgacgacgacgatgtggatgatgatgatagcGATGACTCTGAAGGTGGCAGCGATTGA
- the LOC117637733 gene encoding DDB1- and CUL4-associated factor 8-like isoform X4 translates to MNKRPRTSIGKAVVNVWQREVGELSARNFTHRVGGSEDLVLRLELYRKLEKHRGCVNTISFNAAGDILVSGSDDRRVILWNWETGKVQLSFHSGHNNNIFQAKIMPYTDDRSIITCAADGQVRHAQISDKGQVKTSLLGKHLGRSHKLAIEPGSPHIFYTCGEDGLVQHFDLRTGAATELVTCQPLDGRRSHMPAIHLNAIAIDPRNPNFFAVAGSDEYTRLFDIRKYKWDGSSDFGQPANFFCPPHLIGDGRVGITGLAFSEQSELLVSYNDENIYLFERDMGLGPNPVTTSPVSMGSDASEMSTDHQSEASPSTMPIDESSAPQVYKGHRNCETVKGVNFFGPKCEYVVSGSDCARIFIWKKKGGELIRVMEADKHVVNCIESHPHNTVLASSGIDSDIKIWTPKANERATLPQNIEKR, encoded by the exons ATGAACAAGAGGCCACGAACAAGCATCGGCAAGGCTGTCGTCAATGTTTGGCAGCGCGAGGTCGGCGAGCTCTCGGCCAGAAATTTTACCCACCGTGTTGGTGGCTCTGAG gatCTTGTGCTTCGACTTGAACTCTACAGGAAGCTCGAGAAGCACCGAGGATGTGTGAACACTATAAGCTTCAATGCGGCTGGTGATATTCTGGTTTCAGGCTCTGATGACAGGCGGGTCATCCTATGGAATTGGGAAACTGGGAAAGTTCAGCTTTCATTCCATTCAGGTCATAATAACAATATTTTCCAAGCAAAGATCATGCCTTATACCGATGATAGAAGCATTATCACCTGTGCTGCTGATGGGCAG gTGAGACATgctcaaatttcagataaaggACAAGTGAAAACTTCATTGTTGGGCAAACATCTGGGGCGCTCTCATAAGTTGGCAATTGAGCCTGGGAGCCCTCACATTTTTTACACCTGTGGTGAAGATGGATTGGTGCAACAT TTTGATCTGAGGACTGGGGCTGCCACAGAACTTGTCACATGCCAACCTCTTGATGGTAGAAGGAGTCACATGCCAGCCATCCATCTaaatgcaattgcaattgacCCAAGAAACCCAAATTTCTTTGCAGTGGCAGGTTCTGACGAATATACTCGACTTTTTGATATCCGCAAGTATAAATGGGATGGATCATCTGATTTCGGCCAACCTGCAAACTTCTTTTGCCCACCACACTTGATTGGTGATGGGCGAGTTGGAATTACTGGATTGGCCTTCTCAGAACAGAGTGAACTTCTTGTCTCATACAATGATGAGAACATCTATCTTTTTGAACGAGATATGGGGTTGGGACCTAATCCAGTTACAACCTCTCCAGTTTCTATGGGCAGTGATGCAAGTGAAATGAGTACTGATCATCAGAGTGAAGCATCTCCATCAACCATGCCTATTGATGAAAGTTCTGCTCCTCAAGTTTACAAGGGTCATAGGAACTGTGAGACAGTGAAAGgcgtgaacttctttggtccTAAATGTGAGTATGTTGTGAGCGGGTCTGACTGTGCGCGGATATTCATATGGAAGAAAAAGGGTGGGGAGCTGATTCGTGTTATGGAAGCAGATAAGCATGTGGTAAATTGCATCGAGTCTCATCCTCACAACACAGTTCTTGCAAGCAGCGGAATCGATAGTGACATCAAGATATGGACTCCAAAGGCCAATGAGAGAGCTACTCTGCCTCAGAACATCGAGAAG cGATGA
- the LOC117638566 gene encoding pentatricopeptide repeat-containing protein At1g62260, mitochondrial, whose amino-acid sequence MSFPSKTYNVVIRRMIMGNRNGVVFRLMSMPLGRLCLRPHASVQLSRFTSTSTDKISTQALDGDFFALNKRISHLIRTGQIAQAREDFDRMEQRNVVTWNSMITGYVKRREMAKARKLFDEMPERDVVSWNLMISGYISCRGDRYIEEGRSLFDQMPVRDCVSWNTMISGYAKNQRMTEALQLFNRMPNQSVVSWNAMITGFLQNCDVVHAIEFFERMPERDRASLSALVSGLIQNGESDEAARILLECGNRDDGREDLVHAYNTLIAGYGQRGRVEEARKLFDQIPFLHQKGKEGNRRFERNVVSWNTMIMCYVKTGNIVSARELFDQMRERDTFSWNTMISGYVHASDMEEASSLFSKMPNPDALSWNSLILGYSQVGCLELAHDFFEKMPQKNLVSWNSMITGYEKNEDFVGAVKLFARMQLEGEKPDRHTLSSLLSVSTGLVDLHLGMQVHQMVTKTVIADVPLNNSLITMYSRCGAIKEAQTIFDEMKLQKDVISWNAMIGGYASHGFAAEALEVFALMKRLKVRPTYITFIAVLNACAHAGLVDEGRSQFKSMISEFGIEPRVEHYASLVDIIGRHGQLEEATGLIKSMPFEPDKAVWGALLGACRVHNNVALARVAAEALMRLEPESSAPYVLLYNMYADAELWDDAAEVRLMMDKNNIRKHAAYSRVDSSHF is encoded by the exons ATGAGTTT TCCTTCAAAGACTTACAACGTTGTCATTCGGAGAATGATTATGGGCAATCGAAACGGTGTCGTGTTCAGACTCATGAGCATGCCTCTAGGTCGTCTTTGTCTTCGTCCACATGCGTCCGTGCAGCTCTCTCGTTTTACTTCAACTTCGACAGACAAAATTTCCACTCAGGCCCTAGACGGAGACTTCTTTGCATTGAACAAAAGGATCTCCCATTTGATCCGAACCGGCCAGATAGCCCAAGCGAGGGAAGATTTTGACAGGATGGAGCAACGAAATGTTGTAACTTGGAATTCAATGATCACTGGGTATGTAAAACGCAGAGAGATGGCCAAGGCGCGTAagttgtttgatgaaatgcctGAGAGAGATGTGGTTTCGTGGAATTTGATGATATCGGGGTATATATCTTGTCGTGGAGATAGGTATATTGAGGAGGGGAGGAGTTTGTTTGATCAAATGCCAGTGAGGGATTGTGTTTCTTGGAACACAATGATTAGTGGGTATGCCAAGAATCAGAGGATGACTGAGGCATTACAGCTTTTTAATAGAATGCCTAACCAGAGTGTTGTTTCTTGGAATGCAATGATTACTGGGTTTTTGCAGAACTGTGACGTTGTGCATGCAATTGAGTTCTTTGAGAGAATGCCAGAACGGGATCGGGCTTCTCTTAGTGCACTTGTATCGGGGCTTATTCAGAATGGTGAATCGGATGAAGCTGCGAGGATTCTTCTCGAATGTGGGAACAGGGATGATGGAAGAGAAGATTTGGTGCATGCTTATAATACGTTGATTGCTGGTTATGGTCAGAGAGGAAGGGTTGAAGAAGCCAGGAAGCTTTTTGATCAAATCCCATTTTTGCATCAGAAGGGAAAAGAGGGCAATAGGAGGTTTGAGAGAAATGTGGTATCATGGAATACCATGATTATGTGCTATGTGAAAACAGGAAATATTGTTTCTGCCAGGgaactttttgaccaaatgaGAGAACGAGATACCTTTTCTTGGAATACCATGATCAGTGGCTATGTACATGCATCGGATATGGAAGAGGCCTCCAGCCTCTTTAGTAAAATGCCAAATCCTGATGCACTGTCATGGAATTCATTGATTTTAGGGTATTCCCAGGTTGGTTGTTTAGAATTGGCTCATGATTTTTTCGAGAAGATGCCCCAAAAGAACCTGGTCTCTTGGAACTCCATGATAACAGGGtatgagaaaaatgaggaCTTTGTAGGAGCAGTCAAGCTCTTTGCTCGAATGCAACTTGAGGGAGAGAAACCTGATAGACACACTTTATCTTCACTTCTCAGTGTGAGTACTGGGTTGGTAGATCTGCATCTTGGCATGCAGGTTCATCAGATGGTCACAAAGACAGTTATTGCAGATGTGCCATTAAACAACTCCCTTATTACTATGTATTCTCGATGTGGTGCAATAAAAGAGGCACAGACAATATTTGATGAGATGAAACTGCAGAAAGATGTTATCTCCTGGAATGCAATGATTGGAGGCTATGCATCTCATGGTTTTGCTGCAGAGGCTTTAGAAGTTTTCGCTTTGATGAAGAGGTTAAAGGTGCGGCCTACTTATATAACATTTATCGCAGTGTTGAATGCATGTGCTCATGCAGGATTAGTTGATGAAGGCCGGAGTCAATTTAAATCCATGATTAGTGAATTTGGAATTGAGCCACGGGTTGAACACTATGCCTCCCTTGTGGACATCATCGGTCGGCATGGCCAGCTTGAGGAGGCCACGGGTTTGATTAAGAGCATGCCATTCGAGCCAGACAAGGCTGTATGGGGAGCATTGTTAGGTGCTTGTAGAGTGCATAACAATGTAGCGTTGGCCCGAGTTGCAGCTGAAGCATTAATGAGACTTGAACCCGAAAGCTCAGCTCCATATGTATTGCTATACAATATGTATGCTGACGCTGAACTATGGGATGATGCGGCAGAGGTGAGATTGATGATGGATAAGAATAATATAAGAAAGCATGCGGCTTACAGTCGGGTAGATTCTTCCCATTTCTAA